A section of the Kribbella voronezhensis genome encodes:
- a CDS encoding pyridoxamine 5'-phosphate oxidase family protein, producing the protein MSAPPRRFDHTGLQILDDDECLKLLSSVPVGRLVFTLGGLPAVRLVNFYVDERTVIFATADGDKYRAAQRGDVVAFEVDTVDPDRHLGWTVTATGHLSVVDPEEVAVLERTRPIRAWAPNRDRHLIRLAIEVLEGRRLVAWAQRPHPAEDERR; encoded by the coding sequence ATGAGTGCCCCGCCGCGCCGCTTCGACCACACCGGCCTGCAGATCCTCGACGACGACGAGTGCCTGAAGCTGCTCTCGTCGGTCCCGGTGGGTCGCCTGGTCTTCACCCTGGGCGGCCTGCCCGCCGTCCGGCTGGTGAACTTCTACGTCGACGAACGGACGGTGATCTTCGCGACCGCGGACGGTGACAAGTACCGCGCGGCGCAGCGCGGGGACGTGGTCGCGTTCGAGGTCGACACCGTGGATCCCGACCGGCACCTGGGGTGGACCGTGACAGCGACCGGCCACCTGTCCGTCGTCGATCCGGAGGAGGTGGCGGTGCTCGAGCGCACCAGGCCGATCCGCGCCTGGGCCCCGAACCGGGACCGGCATCTCATCCGGCTGGCCATCGAGGTCCTCGAAGGCCGCCGCCTGGTCGCCTGGGCCCAGCGCCCGCACCCGGCGGAGGACGAGCGCCGATAG
- the pta gene encoding phosphate acetyltransferase, protein MGSSVYVASVEGYTGKSTVALGVLQQMSKRVERVAVFRPIVRPDTALYGGRDYVLDLLTSHDAVSLPYDECIGVTYDEVHRDPDAALDRIVQRYRAVADRGDPVVIVGSDYTDVGTPTEFSYNARIAANLGAPVLLVLNGSGRGPEDLRTLTDMAAAELTANHGSLFAVIANRVDAELLGPTVAALADADVPAYAIPEEPLLSAPAVADLMSAVDGRLLSGDPRLLSREASGLVVAGMTMPNVLDRLFDGAAVITAADRPEVVVGVLMANASQNFPQISAIFLNGGFALPPQILRLIEGVGSTMPIIETELGTHATSTALTAVRGRLTKNSPRKVDTALALFDQYVDGAALLDRLAVARSSAVTPLMFEHQLIDEAVADRKHIVLPEGEEERILRAADVLLRRGVAQLTLLGDPVLISAKAAGLGVDISAARILSPGDEELGERFAAEYHRLRRHRGVELDQARELVKDVSYFGTMMVQLGLADGMVSGSVHTTAHTIRPALEIVKTLPEVSVVSSVFFMCLENQVLVYGDCAVNPDPSAEQLADIAISSAATAAAFGIEPRVAMLSYSTGTSGSGTDVEKVSKATSIIRQRAPELLVEGPIQYDAAIDSAVAKTKLPESSVAGRATVFVFPDLNTGNNTYKAVQRSANAVAVGPVLQGLKKPVNDLSRGATVRDIVNTVAITAIQAQQTAGRNR, encoded by the coding sequence ATGGGAAGCAGCGTTTACGTCGCATCGGTGGAGGGCTACACAGGTAAGTCGACAGTGGCACTGGGAGTGCTGCAGCAGATGTCGAAGCGGGTCGAGCGGGTGGCTGTGTTCCGGCCGATCGTGCGCCCGGACACCGCTCTGTACGGCGGGCGCGACTACGTTCTCGACCTGCTCACCTCTCACGACGCCGTCTCGTTGCCGTACGACGAGTGCATCGGCGTCACCTATGACGAGGTGCACCGAGACCCCGACGCCGCGCTGGATCGGATCGTCCAGCGGTACCGCGCTGTGGCCGACCGGGGTGATCCCGTGGTCATCGTCGGCAGCGACTACACCGACGTCGGTACGCCGACCGAGTTCTCCTACAACGCGAGGATCGCCGCCAATCTGGGCGCGCCGGTGCTGCTCGTCCTGAACGGTTCCGGTCGGGGACCCGAGGACCTCCGCACGTTGACCGACATGGCAGCCGCCGAACTGACGGCGAACCACGGGTCGCTGTTCGCGGTGATAGCCAACAGGGTGGACGCGGAGCTGCTCGGGCCGACCGTGGCGGCCTTGGCGGATGCCGACGTCCCGGCGTACGCGATCCCGGAGGAGCCGCTGCTCAGTGCGCCCGCGGTGGCGGATCTGATGAGCGCGGTCGACGGACGGTTGCTCAGTGGTGATCCGCGCTTGCTGTCCCGTGAGGCCAGCGGCCTGGTGGTCGCCGGGATGACGATGCCGAACGTGCTCGACAGGCTCTTCGACGGCGCCGCCGTGATCACCGCCGCGGATCGTCCCGAGGTGGTCGTCGGGGTGCTGATGGCCAACGCCTCGCAGAACTTCCCGCAGATCTCGGCGATCTTCCTCAACGGCGGGTTCGCGTTGCCGCCGCAGATCCTGCGGCTGATCGAGGGCGTCGGCAGCACGATGCCCATCATCGAGACCGAGCTGGGGACGCATGCGACCTCCACGGCACTGACCGCCGTCCGGGGGCGGCTGACCAAGAACTCGCCGCGCAAGGTCGATACGGCCCTCGCGCTGTTCGACCAGTACGTCGACGGCGCGGCGCTGCTGGATCGTCTCGCGGTGGCGCGGAGCAGCGCGGTGACGCCGCTGATGTTCGAGCACCAGTTGATCGACGAGGCCGTTGCCGACCGCAAGCACATCGTGCTGCCGGAGGGCGAGGAGGAGCGAATCCTCCGGGCGGCCGACGTGTTGCTCCGGCGAGGGGTGGCGCAACTGACGCTGCTCGGCGATCCGGTGCTGATCAGCGCGAAGGCGGCCGGTCTCGGGGTGGACATCTCGGCGGCGCGGATCCTCAGTCCTGGCGACGAGGAGCTGGGGGAGCGCTTCGCAGCGGAGTACCACCGGCTGCGCAGACACCGCGGCGTAGAGCTCGACCAAGCGCGCGAACTGGTCAAGGACGTCTCGTACTTCGGCACGATGATGGTGCAACTCGGTCTGGCCGACGGCATGGTCTCGGGCTCGGTGCACACCACCGCGCACACGATCCGGCCGGCGCTCGAGATCGTGAAGACGCTGCCCGAGGTCTCCGTCGTCTCCTCGGTCTTCTTCATGTGCCTGGAGAACCAGGTCCTCGTGTACGGCGACTGCGCGGTCAACCCGGATCCGAGCGCGGAGCAGCTCGCGGACATCGCGATCTCCTCGGCGGCGACCGCGGCGGCCTTCGGTATCGAGCCCCGCGTCGCGATGCTGTCGTACTCCACCGGTACGTCGGGGTCCGGGACCGATGTCGAAAAGGTGTCCAAGGCAACCAGCATCATCAGACAGCGCGCTCCGGAGCTGCTGGTGGAAGGACCCATCCAGTACGACGCCGCGATCGACAGTGCCGTGGCGAAGACGAAGCTGCCGGAGTCGTCGGTGGCCGGGCGTGCCACCGTCTTCGTGTTTCCCGACCTCAATACCGGCAACAACACGTACAAGGCTGTGCAGCGATCCGCGAACGCGGTAGCTGTCGGACCTGTCCTGCAAGGGCTCAAGAAGCCGGTGAACGACCTGTCCCGTGGTGCGACCGTGCGCGACATCGTCAACACCGTCGCGATCACGGCCATCCAGGCACAGCAGACCGCTGGAAGGAACCGATGA
- a CDS encoding thiamine pyrophosphate-dependent enzyme, which translates to MERVRFYQIGSYAAGNRLLDGELQTVQSDTHRTNSLNSGHRACQGCGEALGARYALDAVMRATGNQMVAVNATGCLEVFSTPYPETAWQVPWLHSLFGNAPAVATGVAAALKAKGRTDVRVVGQGGDGGTVDIGLACLSGMFERNDDVLYICYDNGGYMNTGVQRSGATPHGAATTTTPAVGPQPGNDFGKGKNLPAIAMAHRIPYVATATVADLRDLEYKATRAMEFRGARYLHVLVPCPLGWRTASNETVKIARLATETGIFPVFEAEDGEVVAVSKIRKRRPVGDYLQPQGRFAHLFGATPREDVIAKIQAEADRNVRVFGLTDPEVPVHGVVS; encoded by the coding sequence ATGGAACGCGTGCGGTTCTACCAGATCGGGAGCTACGCTGCCGGTAACCGGCTGCTGGACGGTGAGCTGCAGACCGTCCAGTCGGACACCCACCGGACGAACTCACTCAACTCCGGGCATCGCGCCTGCCAGGGCTGCGGTGAGGCGCTGGGCGCCCGTTACGCCCTGGACGCGGTGATGCGTGCCACCGGCAACCAGATGGTCGCGGTCAACGCGACCGGCTGCCTGGAGGTGTTCTCCACGCCGTACCCCGAGACCGCCTGGCAGGTTCCCTGGCTGCACTCGCTCTTCGGCAACGCACCCGCGGTGGCCACCGGCGTCGCCGCCGCGCTCAAGGCGAAGGGACGCACCGACGTACGGGTGGTCGGTCAGGGTGGCGACGGGGGGACGGTCGACATCGGCCTGGCCTGTCTGTCGGGCATGTTCGAGCGCAACGACGACGTGCTGTACATCTGCTACGACAACGGGGGCTACATGAACACCGGGGTCCAGCGGTCCGGCGCGACTCCGCACGGCGCCGCGACGACGACCACCCCGGCTGTCGGGCCCCAGCCGGGCAACGACTTCGGGAAGGGCAAGAACCTGCCCGCGATCGCGATGGCGCACCGCATCCCGTACGTCGCGACGGCGACGGTGGCGGACCTTCGGGACCTGGAGTACAAGGCGACCCGGGCGATGGAGTTCCGTGGCGCGCGGTACCTGCACGTCCTGGTGCCCTGCCCGCTCGGCTGGCGGACCGCGTCCAACGAGACCGTCAAGATCGCCCGGCTGGCCACCGAGACCGGGATCTTCCCCGTCTTCGAGGCGGAGGACGGCGAGGTGGTCGCGGTCTCCAAGATCCGCAAGCGCCGCCCGGTCGGGGACTACCTGCAACCGCAGGGCCGCTTCGCGCACCTGTTCGGCGCGACGCCGCGCGAGGACGTCATCGCCAAGATCCAGGCCGAGGCGGACCGCAACGTCCGTGTCTTCGGACTGACCGACCCGGAAGTACCCGTTCACGGAGTGGTGAGTTAG
- a CDS encoding 2-oxoacid:acceptor oxidoreductase family protein yields the protein MFQIRVHGRGGQGVVTTAELLSVAAFAEGRQAQAFPTFGSERTGAPVVGFCRIDDQPIRSHEPVARPDAVLIQDATLLHQVDVFDGLDAGGYLLVNTSRTLPELGLAQYVERFGRNQVMTVPATELALKHLGRPLPGAVLLGAFAALTRQVEIESVHQAIRERFSAVVAAGNIAAADEAYDYVRAQIKESARAEAD from the coding sequence ATGTTCCAGATTCGAGTGCACGGTCGCGGTGGTCAGGGCGTGGTGACCACCGCCGAACTGCTGTCCGTCGCGGCTTTTGCCGAAGGACGGCAGGCACAGGCGTTCCCCACCTTCGGGTCGGAACGCACCGGCGCGCCGGTGGTCGGCTTCTGCCGGATCGACGACCAGCCGATCCGCAGCCACGAGCCGGTGGCGCGCCCCGACGCGGTGCTGATCCAGGACGCCACCTTGCTGCACCAGGTGGACGTGTTCGACGGACTCGACGCCGGTGGCTATCTGCTGGTCAACACTTCGCGCACATTGCCCGAGCTCGGCCTGGCGCAGTACGTCGAGCGCTTCGGCCGGAACCAGGTGATGACCGTCCCGGCGACCGAGCTGGCCCTGAAGCATCTGGGCCGGCCGTTGCCGGGCGCAGTACTGCTCGGCGCCTTCGCGGCGCTCACCCGGCAGGTCGAGATCGAGTCGGTGCACCAGGCCATCCGCGAACGCTTCTCGGCAGTTGTTGCCGCCGGCAACATCGCCGCGGCCGACGAGGCCTACGACTACGTCCGCGCACAGATCAAGGAGTCGGCCCGTGCTGAAGCAGATTGA
- a CDS encoding NAD(P)-binding protein — protein sequence MSEASKHGPLPFAITLDPGSSLANKTGSWRTEAPAYVDRLPPCNDACPAGENIQQWLHHAEESGYEAAWRQIMADNPFPAVMGRICYRPCETACNRAILDEPVGINSVERFLGDEAIKQGWTVSVDAPASGKHVLVVGAGPSGLSAAYHLRLLGHEVTVRDSCPEAGGMMRYGIPAYRLPRDVVDAEIQRIADLGVRFELNTTVTDLQAELDAFDAVFLAVGAHVGRRADIPAGDSARILDAVSVLAEVEQGDQPLLGRRVAIYGGGNTAMDMARTARRLGATDAVVVYRRTRDRMPAHEIEVTEALEEGVRMRWLSTITYADAGRITIEKMKLDETGFPVPTGEFEELEADSVVLALGQLSDLALVEGMDDVTITDHVVQVGAHLMTGHPGLFAGGDMVPSERTATVAIGHGKKAARNIDAWLRGTTDQRPPRHDLATYERLNTWYYSDAPATVRPRLDVARRISTFDEVVGGLDASTAVFEARRCMSCGNCLECDNCFSVCPDNAIIKLGGGKYEIDLDFCKGCGLCAAECPSGVIEMFPERL from the coding sequence ATGTCTGAGGCAAGCAAACACGGCCCGCTGCCGTTCGCGATCACCCTCGATCCCGGCTCCAGCCTGGCGAACAAGACCGGCTCGTGGCGGACCGAGGCGCCGGCGTACGTCGATCGGCTGCCGCCGTGCAACGACGCCTGCCCGGCGGGGGAGAACATCCAGCAGTGGCTGCACCACGCGGAGGAGTCCGGGTACGAGGCGGCCTGGCGCCAGATCATGGCGGACAACCCGTTCCCGGCGGTGATGGGCCGGATCTGCTACCGCCCGTGCGAGACGGCCTGCAACCGGGCCATCCTGGACGAGCCGGTCGGCATCAACTCGGTCGAGCGCTTCCTCGGCGACGAGGCGATCAAGCAGGGCTGGACCGTCTCGGTGGACGCGCCGGCCAGCGGTAAGCACGTCCTCGTCGTGGGGGCCGGGCCTTCCGGGCTTTCTGCGGCGTACCACCTGAGACTGCTCGGCCACGAGGTCACCGTTCGGGACAGTTGCCCCGAAGCCGGTGGGATGATGCGGTACGGCATCCCGGCCTACCGGCTCCCACGCGACGTCGTCGACGCCGAGATCCAGCGGATCGCCGACCTCGGCGTACGGTTCGAGCTGAACACCACAGTGACGGACCTGCAGGCCGAGCTGGACGCCTTCGACGCGGTGTTCCTGGCGGTCGGCGCGCACGTCGGCCGGCGCGCGGACATCCCCGCGGGCGACTCCGCCCGCATCCTCGACGCCGTGTCCGTCCTGGCCGAGGTGGAGCAGGGCGACCAGCCGCTGCTCGGCCGCCGGGTCGCGATCTACGGCGGCGGGAACACCGCGATGGACATGGCCCGGACCGCGCGCCGGCTCGGCGCCACCGATGCCGTCGTCGTCTACCGGCGAACCCGGGACCGGATGCCCGCGCACGAGATCGAGGTCACCGAGGCGCTCGAAGAGGGGGTCCGGATGCGCTGGCTGTCCACGATCACGTACGCCGACGCGGGCCGGATCACGATCGAGAAGATGAAGCTCGACGAGACCGGGTTCCCCGTTCCGACGGGCGAGTTCGAGGAACTGGAAGCCGACTCGGTCGTGCTCGCGCTCGGACAACTGTCCGACCTCGCGCTGGTCGAGGGCATGGACGACGTGACGATCACCGACCACGTCGTACAGGTCGGCGCGCACCTGATGACCGGCCACCCGGGTCTGTTCGCCGGCGGCGACATGGTTCCTTCCGAGCGCACGGCCACGGTCGCCATCGGCCACGGGAAGAAGGCGGCCCGCAACATCGACGCCTGGCTCCGCGGTACGACGGACCAGCGGCCGCCCCGCCACGACCTGGCGACCTACGAGCGGTTGAACACCTGGTACTACTCGGACGCGCCCGCGACAGTGCGGCCGCGGCTGGACGTGGCCCGGCGGATCAGCACCTTCGACGAGGTGGTCGGCGGGCTGGACGCGTCGACCGCGGTTTTCGAGGCCCGGCGCTGCATGTCGTGCGGCAACTGCCTGGAGTGCGACAACTGCTTCAGCGTCTGCCCGGACAACGCGATCATCAAGCTCGGCGGCGGCAAGTACGAGATCGACCTGGACTTCTGCAAGGGCTGCGGCCTGTGTGCCGCCGAATGTCCGAGCGGGGTCATCGAGATGTTCCCCGAACGGCTCTGA
- a CDS encoding transketolase C-terminal domain-containing protein, with amino-acid sequence MLKQIEGSRGVAEAVALSRPEVICAYPISPQTHIVEALSTLVKSGELAPCEFVNVESEFAAMSVAIGASAAGARAYTATASQGLLYMAEPLFNASGLGLPIVMTVANRAIGAPINIWNDHSDSMSQRDSGWIQLYAETNQEALDLHIQAFRIAEELSLPVMVCMDGFVLTHAVERVDVPAQEQVDAFLPPYEPRQVLDPEDPISIGAMVGPDAFTEVRYLAHDKQMQALDLIPAVAADFAAAFGRDSGGLVRPYRCDDAETVVVALGSVLGTIKDTVDELRDEGMSIGVLGLTSFRPFPLDAVRTALAGAQRVVVLERALAVGIGGIVAANVRMALSGISLHGYTVIAGLGGRAITKASLTRLFHEAVADKLEPLTFLDLDRDLVERELRRTRTTRRSGPAAENLLRDLGTRVG; translated from the coding sequence GTGCTGAAGCAGATTGAGGGTTCCCGCGGTGTGGCGGAGGCGGTGGCGCTCAGCCGCCCCGAGGTGATCTGCGCCTATCCGATCTCGCCCCAGACGCACATCGTCGAGGCGCTCAGCACGCTGGTGAAGTCGGGTGAGCTGGCGCCGTGCGAGTTCGTCAACGTCGAGTCCGAGTTCGCGGCGATGTCGGTGGCCATCGGTGCCTCCGCCGCCGGCGCCCGGGCCTACACGGCGACCGCCAGCCAGGGGTTGCTCTACATGGCCGAGCCGCTCTTCAACGCTTCCGGTCTCGGGCTGCCGATCGTGATGACGGTGGCGAACCGCGCGATCGGGGCTCCGATCAACATCTGGAACGACCACAGCGACTCGATGTCGCAGCGCGACTCGGGCTGGATCCAGCTGTACGCCGAGACGAACCAGGAGGCGCTGGATCTGCACATCCAGGCGTTCCGGATCGCCGAGGAGCTGTCCTTGCCGGTGATGGTCTGCATGGACGGGTTCGTCCTGACCCACGCGGTGGAGCGGGTCGACGTACCGGCCCAGGAGCAGGTCGACGCGTTCCTGCCGCCGTACGAGCCGCGGCAGGTTCTCGATCCCGAGGACCCGATCTCGATCGGCGCGATGGTCGGCCCCGACGCTTTCACCGAGGTCCGCTACCTGGCGCACGACAAGCAGATGCAGGCGCTCGACCTGATCCCGGCGGTGGCCGCCGATTTCGCGGCGGCCTTCGGGCGCGACTCGGGTGGTCTGGTCCGGCCGTACCGCTGTGACGACGCCGAGACCGTCGTCGTCGCGCTCGGGTCGGTGCTCGGCACGATCAAGGACACCGTCGACGAGTTGCGCGACGAGGGGATGAGCATCGGCGTACTCGGTCTGACCTCGTTCCGTCCGTTCCCGCTGGATGCCGTCCGTACGGCGCTCGCTGGCGCGCAGCGGGTCGTCGTACTGGAGCGTGCCCTCGCGGTCGGAATCGGCGGCATCGTCGCCGCCAATGTCCGGATGGCGCTGTCGGGCATCTCCTTGCACGGCTACACCGTGATCGCCGGTCTCGGCGGTCGCGCGATCACCAAGGCATCGCTGACCCGCCTGTTCCACGAGGCGGTCGCCGACAAGCTCGAGCCGCTGACGTTCCTCGACCTCGATCGCGACCTGGTCGAGCGCGAACTGCGGCGGACCAGGACAACGCGACGGTCCGGGCCGGCGGCGGAGAACCTGCTGCGCGATCTCGGCACCCGAGTCGGTTGA
- a CDS encoding acetate/propionate family kinase: protein MSAYVLVINAGSSSLKYSLVDAESGEAAASGLVERIGESEGRHTHRGPQGETSTVLTASSHEEALRAAIDAFGTYGPALDQVGMVAVGHRVVHGGTYFAEPALIDDELLTRVSELISLAPLHNPANLDGMRVALRLFPDLPQVAVFDTAFHQTLPPAAHTYAVPQEWATEHGVRRYGFHGTSHAFVSAEAARMLGRPASDVNLVVLHLGNGCSATAVRGGVSVDTSMGMTPLEGLVMGTRSGDLDPAIHAHLARELGWSLDKIDHLLNFGSGLKGLAGDNDFRELSRRRAAGDERAQLAFDVYCYRIKKYIGAYYAALGTVDAIVFTAGVGEHDAAVRAASLADLDRLGITIDPDRNTASSTDARRISTDDSPVAVLVVPTNEEWQIARETVRVVEVS from the coding sequence ATGAGCGCCTACGTCCTGGTGATCAACGCGGGGTCGTCCTCGCTGAAGTACAGCCTGGTCGACGCCGAGTCCGGTGAGGCCGCGGCGAGCGGCCTGGTGGAGCGGATCGGCGAGAGCGAGGGCCGGCACACGCATCGCGGCCCGCAGGGCGAGACGAGTACGGTGCTGACCGCGTCCTCGCACGAGGAGGCGCTGCGGGCGGCGATCGATGCCTTCGGCACCTATGGACCCGCACTGGACCAGGTCGGCATGGTTGCCGTGGGCCACCGTGTCGTGCACGGTGGAACGTACTTCGCCGAGCCGGCCCTGATCGACGACGAGCTGCTCACGAGGGTCTCCGAACTGATCTCGCTGGCTCCGTTGCACAACCCGGCCAACCTCGACGGGATGCGGGTGGCACTGCGGCTGTTCCCTGACCTCCCGCAGGTCGCCGTGTTCGACACGGCCTTCCACCAGACCTTGCCGCCGGCGGCACACACGTACGCGGTACCGCAGGAGTGGGCGACCGAACACGGGGTGCGCCGCTACGGATTCCACGGCACCTCGCATGCCTTCGTCTCCGCGGAGGCCGCGCGGATGCTGGGCCGGCCCGCGAGCGACGTGAACCTCGTCGTACTCCATCTCGGCAACGGCTGCTCGGCGACCGCCGTCCGCGGCGGTGTCTCGGTGGACACCTCGATGGGCATGACTCCGCTCGAGGGCCTCGTGATGGGGACGCGATCCGGCGACCTCGACCCGGCGATCCATGCGCACCTGGCGCGCGAACTCGGCTGGTCACTCGACAAGATCGACCACCTGCTGAACTTCGGCTCCGGCCTGAAGGGGCTGGCCGGCGACAACGACTTCCGCGAGCTGTCCCGCCGCCGCGCGGCCGGCGACGAACGCGCTCAGCTGGCGTTCGACGTCTACTGCTACCGGATCAAGAAGTACATCGGCGCGTACTACGCCGCGCTCGGCACCGTCGACGCGATCGTCTTCACCGCCGGCGTAGGCGAACACGACGCGGCCGTCCGCGCAGCTTCCCTCGCCGATCTCGACCGTCTCGGCATCACGATCGACCCCGACCGCAACACCGCTTCCTCCACCGACGCCCGCCGGATCTCCACCGACGACAGCCCGGTCGCCGTCCTCGTCGTCCCCACCAACGAGGAATGGCAGATCGCCCGCGAGACCGTCCGCGTGGTCGAGGTCAGCTGA
- a CDS encoding response regulator — MAIKVFLLDDHEVVRLGLRQLLEAEDDIEVVGEAGTAAQAIARVPALRPDVAVLDVRLPDGDGITVCRELRSAMDDPPSCLMLTSYSDDEALFTAIMAGAAGYLLKQVSGTDLIGAVRRLAAGESLLDPAMTTAVLERLRHPAEEDEDPRYKSLTEQERKILDLIAEGKTNRQIAQEMFLAEKTVKNYVSGLLRKLEMERRTEAAVYAVERTKRQPPK, encoded by the coding sequence ATGGCGATCAAAGTGTTCCTGCTCGACGACCACGAGGTGGTCCGGCTCGGCCTGCGGCAGTTGCTGGAGGCCGAGGACGACATCGAGGTGGTCGGCGAGGCCGGCACGGCAGCCCAGGCGATCGCCCGGGTTCCCGCGCTGCGGCCCGACGTCGCGGTGCTGGACGTGCGGCTGCCGGACGGCGACGGCATCACCGTGTGCCGGGAGCTCCGGTCGGCGATGGACGATCCGCCGTCCTGTCTGATGCTGACGTCGTACTCCGACGACGAGGCGCTGTTCACGGCGATCATGGCCGGTGCGGCCGGCTATCTGCTGAAGCAGGTGAGCGGGACCGACCTGATCGGCGCCGTCCGCAGGCTGGCGGCGGGGGAGTCCCTGCTCGACCCGGCAATGACGACAGCGGTGCTGGAGCGGCTGCGGCACCCGGCCGAGGAGGACGAGGACCCGCGGTACAAGTCGCTCACCGAGCAGGAGCGCAAGATCCTCGACCTGATCGCCGAGGGCAAGACCAACCGGCAGATCGCCCAGGAGATGTTCCTGGCCGAGAAGACGGTGAAGAACTACGTGTCGGGTCTGCTCCGCAAGCTCGAGATGGAACGGCGGACCGAGGCGGCCGTCTACGCGGTCGAGCGGACCAAGCGCCAGCCACCGAAGTGA
- a CDS encoding helix-turn-helix domain-containing protein produces the protein MDTANRVGNDHGWTGGDLARRVRRRRIALGLSRDEVAERARMDPVYVDRIESAPVALTGGDLMRLAGALDTTISELLGAQPQRPSGHGRAALHPVIDTMGEDECRRLIEPGGVGRVAFELAGRLNVVPVNFGMHDGAVVFRTSATTALGRYGARAVSFEIDRIDEGMHEGWSVVIAGIARHAGPRETDQLRKALDVDPWAGGDREVYIVIEPEQISGRRIRAW, from the coding sequence ATGGACACGGCGAACCGAGTCGGGAACGACCATGGATGGACCGGCGGGGATCTGGCCCGGCGGGTCCGCCGGCGCCGGATCGCGCTCGGCCTGAGCCGCGACGAGGTCGCCGAGCGTGCGCGGATGGATCCGGTCTACGTCGACCGGATCGAGAGCGCGCCGGTCGCGCTGACCGGCGGCGACCTGATGCGGCTGGCCGGCGCCCTCGACACGACGATCTCGGAGTTGCTCGGAGCACAGCCGCAGCGGCCGTCCGGGCACGGCCGCGCCGCGCTGCATCCGGTCATCGACACGATGGGCGAGGACGAGTGCCGCCGGCTGATCGAGCCCGGTGGCGTCGGCCGGGTGGCGTTCGAGCTGGCCGGCCGGCTGAACGTCGTACCGGTGAACTTCGGCATGCACGACGGTGCCGTGGTCTTCCGGACCAGTGCGACCACCGCGTTGGGCCGCTACGGGGCCAGGGCCGTCAGCTTCGAGATCGACCGGATCGACGAAGGCATGCACGAAGGATGGAGCGTCGTGATCGCCGGTATCGCCCGGCACGCCGGGCCCCGGGAGACCGACCAGCTCCGCAAGGCGCTGGACGTCGACCCGTGGGCAGGTGGTGACCGCGAGGTCTACATCGTGATCGAACCGGAGCAGATCAGTGGACGCCGCATCCGTGCCTGGTGA